From the genome of Streptomyces xanthophaeus:
CCGACCGGATCGTCGACGAGCTCCAGGGACTGGCCGAGCTGAATGCCGCGCGGCCGGGCGCGCAGGGCAGTGTGCGCGTGCGCTGGTCGTACGAGATCATCGCGCCCGCCCTGGTCGGCGCGCTGCTCCTGATCGTCCTCATCGCCACGCGCTGACCGGCCAGGACGCCGGGCACGACCCCGTCGGGTGCTCCCCGCCACACCCCCCTCCGGGCCGGAACCGGGGCCACCGGGTGATGCGTCCTCGCAGGTGTGCAGCGTCATGAGGCCGGCGAAAGCGCCGCCACCGCGATCCACCTCCGTCTCCGACTTCTGGCCGGGGTCCTGCTCGCCGCCCATTTCGTGGTCGTCGGCTGGCTGACTCTGCGGCCGCTGGACGTGCCCTGGGCCGCAGCGGCCAATCTGAGCCCGCTGGAGGGGATCGCGGCGGACCTGGCCCTCGGGCCGCTGGAGGCCGCCCGGCAGATCGGCGAGGGGCTCGCGCTGCTGGCCCCGCTCGGGGTCCTGCTGCCGTTGATCAGCGGACGGCTCGCGCCGTCCGCCCTGTCCGCGTGGTCCTCGCTGGCCCGGACGGCCGCCGCGGGCGCGCTGGTCTCGGTGTGCATCGAGATGCTGCAGACCGCGGTTCCGGGGCAGGTCGTGGACGTGGACTCGGTGCTGCTGAACACCGTCGGTGTGGTGCTGGCGCACGTGGCCGTCGTACCGGCGCTGCGGGCCCGGCTGAGGCGCTCACACACCGTTTATCAGGGGGATACCCCGAAGATTTCCAGGGTCGGGCTCGGCCCCTGGACCGACGTTCTGTCGGCGGTCCAGCGGGAGTATTGAGTCATCGCAGAAAGCGATACCGACGAAGGAGAATCTCATGAGCGCCCTGGTCCGCCCCCGTGACGGCCGCTGGATCGGCGGAGTCTGCGCCGGACTGG
Proteins encoded in this window:
- a CDS encoding VanZ family protein — translated: MQRHEAGESAATAIHLRLRLLAGVLLAAHFVVVGWLTLRPLDVPWAAAANLSPLEGIAADLALGPLEAARQIGEGLALLAPLGVLLPLISGRLAPSALSAWSSLARTAAAGALVSVCIEMLQTAVPGQVVDVDSVLLNTVGVVLAHVAVVPALRARLRRSHTVYQGDTPKISRVGLGPWTDVLSAVQREY